A genome region from Brassica oleracea var. oleracea cultivar TO1000 chromosome C2, BOL, whole genome shotgun sequence includes the following:
- the LOC106321782 gene encoding uncharacterized protein LOC106321782 isoform X2, with amino-acid sequence MGKVASDKCHKWVFKEPSESEPNLANYWQSSFDALPPEWTDQFESGIQTIAVIQAGHGLLQLGSCKIIPEDLHVVLRMRQMFESIGYRSGFYLSQLFSSNRTGATPSSSLVPNQQPQSQPLAWGSHAPLLPSPGYQNQTLPASTRYGFLQETNAPPPQMLPPMEEHEEDIKWPNGLSLFNALTGRADEASRLLFNQEQNPMNIENQNEFLSLESHPNKFRRSYTLPARMDSSSSSTSLDQQPLEFRNNSGSNAGMYSDVMETFLR; translated from the exons ATGGGTAAAGTTGCTTCTGATAAATGTCACAAGTGGGTATTCAAAGAACCATCTGAATCTGAACCCAATCTTGCTAATTACTGGCAGAGTTCTTTTGATGCT CTTCCTCCAGAATGGACAGACCAATTTGAATCAGGCATACAG ACAATTGCTGTGATTCAAGCTGGACATGGTTTGTTACAGCTAGGTTCTTGCAAGATT ATTCCAGAAGATCTTCATGTTGTGTTGAGGATGAGGCAAATGTTTGAATCAATCGGTTATCGATCCGGTTTTTACCTTTCCCAGCTCTTCTCTTCAAACCGAACCGGTGCTACTCCATCCTCATCCTTGGTTCCAAACCAGCAACCTCAGTCTCAGCCTTTAGCTTGGGGATCACACGCTCCATTGTTACCTTCCCCTGGTTATCAGAACCAAACACTACCTGCATCTACAAGATATGGTTTCCTTCAAGAAACCAATGCTCCTCCTCCTCAGATGCTTCCTCCAATGGAAGAACATGAAGAAGACATCAAATGGCCCAACGGTTTATCTTTGTTCAATGCATTGACAGGTCGTGCAGACGAAGCTAGTAGACTTCTGTTTAACCAGGAGCAGAACCCGATGAATATCGAAAACCAGAACGAGTTCTTGAGCCTTGAAAGTCATCCTAACAAGTTTAGAAGAAGCTATACATTACCAGCAAGAATGGACTCTTCCTCATCATCAACCTCGCTCGATCAGCAGCCACTAGAGTTTAGGAACAACTCCGGAAGCAATGCAGGAATGTACTCTGATGTTATGGAGACGTTCTTGAGGTGA
- the LOC106321531 gene encoding phytosulfokine receptor 2-like, producing MVIILLLLVFFLGSSLSQPTLTCHPSDLTALREFAGALKNMSVTESWLNDSSCCEWGGVVCDDVSSRVTKLVLSEKGLEGEVSSSLSELSELQLLDLSHNHLKGELPSEISKLQQLQVLDLSHNMLTGNLSNLGVFPRLVMLNVSNNLLEGEIHPQKLSNLTALKSLLISENRFSGEIPDVFGNLTHLEHLDLSSNKFSGHFPSSLSQCSKLKVLDLRNNSLTGSVDLNFTVFQDLCVLDLASNHFSGPLPDSLGRCSNMKILSLAKNGFTGEIPNTFKNLKSLLFLSLSNNSFVNLSEAMRVLQHCGNLSTLILSKNFIQEEVPRDVTGFDNLTILSLGNCGLRGHIPSWLLSCKKLQVLDLSWNHFYGAIPSWIGQMESLFYIDFSNNTLTGTIPVALTNLKSLIHLNCNDSQMIDSSGIPLYVKRNKSSHGLPYNQVSRFPPSIYLNNNRLNGTILREIGRLKELHMLDLSRNSFTGEIPDSISGLDNLELLDLSYNHLNGSIPLSFQSLTFLSRFSVAYNRLAGPIPSGGQFYSFPHSSFEGNLGLCRAIDSPCDVLMSNILKPKGGASSSRGNGKFGRSSIVVLTISLAVGITLLLAAILLRLSRKEADDNDRVTDVDEEAPKAPTSSKIVLFHSCGCKDLSVADLLKSTNGFSQANIIGCGGFGLVYKANLPDGSKAAVKRLSGDCGQMEREFQAEVEALSRAEHKNLVSLQGYCKHGNDRLLIYSFMENGSLDYWLHERVDANASLKWDVRLKIAKGAARGLAYLHKDCEPNVIHRDVKSSNILLDESFEAHLADFGLARLLRPYDTHVTTDLVGTLGYIPPEYSQSLIATCRGDVYSFGVVLLELVTGRRPVEVCKGKSCRDLVSRVFQMKAEKREAELIDATMRDDVEEKEVLEMLEIACRCIDRDPRRRPLIEEVVAWLENVPVESVKQQC from the coding sequence ATGGTGATCATTCTCCTATTGCTAGTCTTCTTTCTTGGTTCATCTCTGAGCCAACCAACGCTCACATGCCACCCCAGCGACTTAACTGCTCTCAGGGAGTTCGCGGGAGCGTTGAAGAACATGTCCGTTACTGAATCTTGGCTAAACGATTCAAGCTGTTGTGAGTGGGGTGGTGTTGTCTGTGATGATGTTTCTAGTCGAGTTACAAAGCTGGTTCTGTCTGAAAAGGGCTTGGAAGGTGAAGTTTCGAGTTCTTTAAGCGAGCTGAGTGAGCTTCAGTTACTTGATCTCTCTCATAACCACCTCAAAGGCGAATTGCCGTCAGAGATCTCCAAGCTGCAGCAGCTTCAAGTTCTTGACTTGAGCCATAATATGCTTACCGGGAATCTATCCAATCTCGGAGTGTTCCCTCGTCTTGTGATGCTTAACGTAAGCAACAACTTGTTGGAAGGCGAGATTCATCCTCAGAAGCTGAGTAACCTCACTGCTCTCAAGTCTCTCTTGATATCCGAGAACAGGTTCTCCGGTGAGATACCAGATGTCTTTGGTAACCTCACTCACCTTGAGCATCTCGACCTAAGCTCCAACAAGTTTTCTGGACATTTTCCTTCAAGTTTATCTCAATGCTCCAAACTCAAGGTTCTTGATCTTAGGAACAACTCGTTAACCGGTTCTGTCGATCTCAACTTCACTGTATTTCAAGATCTCTGCGTTCTTGATCTCGCTAGCAATCACTTCTCCGGACCTCTTCCTGATTCTCTCGGCCGTTGCTCCAATATGAAGATCTTAAGCTTAGCCAAAAACGGGTTCACCGGGGAAATCCCCAACACGTTCAAAAATTTAAAGTCTCTTTTGTTCCTCTCCTTATCCAACAACAGCTTTGTGAACTTGTCAGAAGCAATGAGAGTGCTGCAGCATTGCGGAAACCTCTCTACTCTCATCCTCTCAAAGAACTTTATCCAAGAGGAAGTTCCTAGAGATGTCACAGGCTTCGACAACCTCACCATCTTATCCCTCGGAAACTGCGGTCTCAGAGGTCACATTCCGAGCTGGCTGCTGAGCTGCAAGAAGCTGCAGGTTCTTGATCTCTCTTGGAACCACTTCTACGGAGCCATCCCTAGCTGGATCGGTCAGATGGAGAGTCTCTTCTACATAGACTTCTCCAACAACACATTAACCGGAACAATCCCTGTGGCCTTAACCAATCTCAAGAGTTTAATTCATCTAAACTGCAACGACTCTCAGATGATAGACTCTTCAGGGATCCCTCTCTACGTGAAGAGAAACAAAAGCTCTCACGGTCTTCCTTACAACCAAGTCTCGAGATTCCCTCCGTCTATCTACTTAAACAATAACAGACTCAACGGCACGATCTTGCGTGAGATAGGACGGTTGAAAGAGCTTCACATGCTGGATTTGAGCAGGAACAGCTTCACCGGGGAGATACCTGACTCCATCTCTGGTCTCGACAACCTGGAGCTTCTTGATTTGTCTTACAATCATCTCAACGGCTCCATTCCTCTCTCCTTTCAAAGCCTCACTTTCTTGTCGAGGTTCAGCGTTGCTTATAACCGTCTCGCCGGCCCCATTCCTTCCGGTGGTCAGTTCTACAGCTTCCCTCACTCGAGCTTTGAAGGAAACTTGGGACTCTGCCGCGCCATCGACTCTCCTTGCGATGTTCTCATGAGTAACATCTTGAAACCTAAAGGCGGTGCTTCTTCTTCGCGTGGTAATGGAAAGTTCGGTAGAAGCAGCATTGTTGTATTGACTATAAGCCTTGCCGTGGGGATCACGCTTCTTCTCGCTGCTATTCTCCTAAGACTCTCAAGAAAAGAGGCTGATGATAATGATAGAGTCACCGACGTTGACGAGGAAGCTCCTAAAGCTCCCACGTCGTCGAAGATAGTTCTCTTCCATAGCTGTGGATGCAAAGACCTGAGCGTAGCGGATCTTCTCAAGTCTACAAACGGTTTCAGCCAAGCCAACATCATCGGATGCGGCGGGTTTGGTCTTGTCTACAAGGCCAATCTACCCGACGGCTCGAAAGCAGCTGTCAAGAGGCTTTCAGGAGACTGCGGGCAGATGGAACGCGAGTTCCAAGCCGAAGTCGAAGCGTTGTCTCGAGCTGAACACAAGAATCTCGTCTCTCTCCAAGGCTACTGCAAGCACGGGAACGATAGGCTGCTCATCTACTCGTTTATGGAGAACGGGAGCTTGGACTATTGGCTCCACGAGCGTGTCGATGCAAACGCCTCTCTCAAGTGGGACGTGAGGTTGAAGATAGCTAAAGGAGCGGCGCGTGGGCTTGCTTACTTGCATAAAGACTGTGAGCCTAACGTTATCCACAGAGACGTGAAGTCGTCTAATATTTTATTAGACGAGAGCTTCGAAGCTCATCTTGCGGATTTCGGGTTAGCTAGGCTGCTTAGGCCTTACGATACTCACGTGACGACTGATTTGGTGGGGACGTTGGGGTATATTCCTCCAGAGTATAGCCAGTCTTTGATAGCCACGTGTAGAGGAGATGTTTATAGTTTTGGTGTGGTGCTTTTGGAGCTTGTTACGGGTAGGAGGCCGGTGGAAGTGTGTAAAGGGAAGAGCTGTAGAGATTTGGTGTCTAGGGTGTTTCAGATGAAGGCTGAGAAGCGTGAGGCTGAGCTTATCGATGCGACGATGCGCGATGATGTGGAGGAGAAGGAGGTTTTGGAGATGTTGGAGATTGCGTGCAGATGCATTGATCGTGACCCTAGAAGGAGACCGTTGATTGAAGAGGTTGTTGCTTGGCTTGAAAATGTTCCAGTAGAGTCTGTTAAACAACAGTGTTAA
- the LOC106325202 gene encoding UPF0329 protein ECU05_1680/ECU11_0050: MKFLFQCPCCSCFCFMKPKQGKPKAVDSKPKEEKKKEEKKPEKKEEKKEEKKEEKKETKAEKAE, translated from the coding sequence ATGAAGTTCTTGTTCCAGTGTCCATGCTGCTCTTGCTTCTGCTTCATGAAACCAAAGCAGGGCAAACCAAAAGCTGTAGATTCAAAACCAAAGGAAGAGAAGAAAAAAGAGGAGAAGAAACCTGAGAAGAAAGAAGAAAAGAAAGAAGAAAAGAAAGAAGAGAAGAAAGAAACCAAAGCGGAGAAGGCCGAGTGA
- the LOC106321782 gene encoding uncharacterized protein LOC106321782 isoform X1, producing MVGSGGDRSKDAVGMMELHEALRSVCLNSDWIYSVFWTIRPRPRVRGGNGCKIGDESGSLMLMWEDGFCGGGGGRSEDLCLEPDIENEDLVRKAFSKMSIQLYNYGEGLMGKVASDKCHKWVFKEPSESEPNLANYWQSSFDALPPEWTDQFESGIQTIAVIQAGHGLLQLGSCKIIPEDLHVVLRMRQMFESIGYRSGFYLSQLFSSNRTGATPSSSLVPNQQPQSQPLAWGSHAPLLPSPGYQNQTLPASTRYGFLQETNAPPPQMLPPMEEHEEDIKWPNGLSLFNALTGRADEASRLLFNQEQNPMNIENQNEFLSLESHPNKFRRSYTLPARMDSSSSSTSLDQQPLEFRNNSGSNAGMYSDVMETFLR from the exons ATGGTGGGCTCAGGAGGAGATAGAAGCAAAGATGCTGTAGGGATGATGGAACTTCACGAAGCACTTAGGAGCGTATGTCTTAACTCAGACTGGATTTACTCTGTTTTCTGGACCATTCGCCCCCGACC GAGGGTCCGTGGTGGTAATGGATGCAAGATTGGTGATGAAAGTGGCAGCTT GATGTTGATGTGGGAAGATGGGTTTTGTGGAGGAGGAGGAGGGAGAAGTGAAGATCTTTGTCTGGAACCAGACATTGAAAACGAAGATCTTGTCAGAAAAGCTTTCAGCAAGATGTCCATTCAGTTATATAATTATGGAGAAGG ATTGATGGGTAAAGTTGCTTCTGATAAATGTCACAAGTGGGTATTCAAAGAACCATCTGAATCTGAACCCAATCTTGCTAATTACTGGCAGAGTTCTTTTGATGCT CTTCCTCCAGAATGGACAGACCAATTTGAATCAGGCATACAG ACAATTGCTGTGATTCAAGCTGGACATGGTTTGTTACAGCTAGGTTCTTGCAAGATT ATTCCAGAAGATCTTCATGTTGTGTTGAGGATGAGGCAAATGTTTGAATCAATCGGTTATCGATCCGGTTTTTACCTTTCCCAGCTCTTCTCTTCAAACCGAACCGGTGCTACTCCATCCTCATCCTTGGTTCCAAACCAGCAACCTCAGTCTCAGCCTTTAGCTTGGGGATCACACGCTCCATTGTTACCTTCCCCTGGTTATCAGAACCAAACACTACCTGCATCTACAAGATATGGTTTCCTTCAAGAAACCAATGCTCCTCCTCCTCAGATGCTTCCTCCAATGGAAGAACATGAAGAAGACATCAAATGGCCCAACGGTTTATCTTTGTTCAATGCATTGACAGGTCGTGCAGACGAAGCTAGTAGACTTCTGTTTAACCAGGAGCAGAACCCGATGAATATCGAAAACCAGAACGAGTTCTTGAGCCTTGAAAGTCATCCTAACAAGTTTAGAAGAAGCTATACATTACCAGCAAGAATGGACTCTTCCTCATCATCAACCTCGCTCGATCAGCAGCCACTAGAGTTTAGGAACAACTCCGGAAGCAATGCAGGAATGTACTCTGATGTTATGGAGACGTTCTTGAGGTGA